The Paracholeplasma brassicae genome contains a region encoding:
- a CDS encoding V-type ATPase subunit yields MSSWANNAIIAKAKSLYGNFLKEDDYDRLTKLHSLPDLVSYLKKQKNYETILKDVQETSIHRGQLEALIRKNAFDRVLKLMKLVYSKDAEFYQLNIVKQENEIILSALRSLIAKESDETRGKLPLFFNVHTDVDLEKIIKSTSFDDLMAAVEKSDFEKILKPFYTKNPDMIRYLDIEHELEVYYYKEAFRRINQHYSGKLKSDLKSIYETRIELGNIIKVYRLKKFYKADPITIKNVLIQEYSRISERKMDEIIQLSDPDTILKYLSTSEYQRFTNDKDYVYVEYYAGKIKYDLAKKMMYFSTEVPKVYVAFVILSEIEIENIINIIEGIRYKVDENEIKQMLIY; encoded by the coding sequence ATGAGCTCATGGGCTAATAATGCAATAATAGCTAAGGCAAAGTCTTTGTATGGAAACTTTTTAAAAGAAGACGATTACGACCGATTAACAAAACTCCATTCATTACCAGATCTTGTTTCGTACTTGAAAAAACAAAAAAACTACGAAACAATCTTAAAAGACGTTCAAGAAACGTCAATACACCGTGGTCAATTAGAAGCACTTATTCGTAAGAACGCATTTGATCGTGTATTAAAGTTAATGAAACTCGTCTACTCAAAAGATGCAGAGTTTTACCAATTAAATATCGTTAAACAAGAAAACGAGATTATTTTATCCGCGCTAAGATCACTGATCGCAAAAGAATCGGATGAAACCAGAGGTAAGTTGCCATTATTCTTTAATGTGCATACCGACGTTGATTTGGAGAAAATCATCAAGTCGACCTCGTTTGATGATTTAATGGCCGCGGTTGAAAAGTCTGACTTTGAGAAAATTTTAAAACCTTTCTATACAAAAAACCCAGACATGATTCGCTATTTAGACATTGAACATGAATTAGAAGTTTATTATTACAAAGAAGCATTTAGACGAATTAATCAGCACTATAGCGGTAAGTTGAAAAGTGATCTTAAAAGCATTTATGAAACAAGAATTGAACTTGGTAACATCATTAAAGTTTACCGTTTGAAGAAGTTTTATAAGGCAGATCCGATTACAATAAAAAATGTTTTAATCCAAGAATATTCACGCATTAGTGAACGAAAAATGGATGAAATCATACAGTTGTCAGATCCAGATACCATTTTAAAATACTTATCAACCTCAGAATACCAACGATTTACAAATGATAAAGACTATGTGTATGTCGAATATTACGCTGGTAAAATCAAGTATGATTTGGCCAAAAAGATGATGTATTTTTCGACTGAAGTACCCAAGGTTTACGTTGCATTTGTAATCCTGAGTGAGATTGAAATTGAAAATATTATCAACATCATTGAAGGTATTCGCTATAAAGTGGATGAAAATGAAATCAAGCAAATGCTTATTTATTAG
- a CDS encoding V-type ATP synthase subunit I, which produces MSIAKVKLVDMTSNVSNLDRVLTKFIDTKNFHPVLATEFVERVRGLTSFVSENPCQTMLQDLKDIEVKYDLNLPNDEIKDAEYNLNEMFEYMQTVKRSLEGEKNRIKDLEQHIREYENTLIQVKNLISLDVALDDLFACEYIFIRLGRLPNDSVEKLKFFQSRPFVFKSFSYDQNYSWCMYFTTEEYKREVDNIFSSLFFERIFIPDFVKGTPKEAIEALESEIDSARKQITSYKDDICSITDGCQNRLAYIKGELLFLNRLFESKKYVVGLGDKFTITGFIEEQHIEAFKQAFDGIEDLEIEVQEADGDKRITPPTKLKNGWFSKPFGMFVEMYGLPSYGELDPTPFVAITYSLLFGMMFGDLGQGLVLMLLGFLAYKYKGMRLGAIGIRIGLSSAIFGLLYGSVFGDEELLTPLYTDVLGLSHKPIHIMDADFTMTLLISAIAIGAVLIVISMILNLVTLYKKKDFVEFFCSHNGLAGLLFYGFVLVAVALQFGLGIPVLNPITISLFVGLPFLVIFLKEPIERRVHHHKMFPNGFGGFFVEAFFELFEIALSYVTNTMSFLRVGGFILSHAGMMLVVTSLMSMVGDAGWIVMIFGNLFVMALEGMIVGIQVLRLQFYEMFSRYYKGDGIAFNALNN; this is translated from the coding sequence ATGAGTATAGCAAAAGTAAAACTCGTCGATATGACCTCTAATGTTAGTAATTTAGATCGGGTATTAACCAAGTTTATAGACACAAAGAATTTTCATCCTGTCTTAGCTACCGAATTCGTTGAACGGGTTCGTGGACTTACCTCGTTTGTCTCAGAAAACCCATGTCAAACGATGTTACAGGATTTAAAAGACATTGAAGTTAAATACGATTTAAACTTACCTAACGATGAAATCAAAGACGCCGAGTACAATTTAAATGAAATGTTTGAGTATATGCAAACAGTCAAACGGTCACTTGAGGGTGAAAAGAACCGCATCAAGGACTTAGAACAGCACATCAGAGAGTATGAAAATACACTCATTCAAGTAAAAAACTTGATTAGCTTAGATGTTGCCCTAGATGATTTGTTTGCATGTGAATACATTTTTATTCGTTTAGGTAGACTACCAAACGACAGCGTTGAAAAATTAAAGTTTTTCCAATCAAGACCATTTGTGTTTAAATCGTTCTCATACGATCAAAACTACAGTTGGTGTATGTATTTTACAACCGAAGAATACAAAAGAGAAGTCGACAACATCTTCTCATCATTATTCTTCGAACGTATCTTTATCCCAGATTTTGTAAAAGGCACACCAAAAGAAGCGATTGAAGCATTAGAATCGGAAATCGATTCGGCTAGAAAACAAATCACGTCTTATAAAGATGACATTTGTTCAATTACGGATGGTTGTCAAAACCGATTAGCCTACATCAAAGGGGAACTGTTATTCTTAAACCGACTATTTGAATCAAAGAAGTACGTCGTTGGTTTAGGTGATAAATTTACAATCACTGGCTTTATTGAAGAACAACACATCGAAGCATTCAAACAAGCATTTGATGGTATCGAAGATTTAGAAATTGAAGTACAAGAGGCTGATGGTGATAAACGGATTACGCCACCAACGAAACTAAAAAACGGATGGTTTTCAAAACCATTTGGCATGTTTGTTGAGATGTATGGTTTGCCATCGTATGGTGAATTAGACCCAACCCCATTTGTTGCAATTACTTATTCATTACTCTTTGGTATGATGTTTGGTGATTTAGGACAAGGACTTGTCTTAATGCTTTTAGGCTTTTTAGCTTATAAATATAAAGGCATGCGTCTTGGGGCAATTGGTATTCGCATTGGGTTATCAAGTGCTATTTTCGGGCTCTTATACGGGTCAGTGTTTGGCGATGAAGAATTGCTTACGCCTCTATACACCGATGTCTTAGGGTTATCGCATAAGCCGATTCACATTATGGATGCTGATTTTACGATGACACTACTGATTAGTGCCATTGCCATTGGGGCAGTTTTAATTGTGATTTCCATGATATTAAACTTAGTAACGCTTTATAAGAAGAAAGATTTTGTTGAATTTTTCTGTTCACATAATGGCTTAGCAGGTTTACTATTTTACGGGTTTGTACTCGTTGCTGTGGCACTACAATTTGGCCTAGGCATTCCAGTGTTAAATCCGATTACGATATCATTATTTGTGGGGCTTCCGTTCTTGGTTATTTTCTTAAAAGAACCAATTGAACGACGTGTACATCACCACAAAATGTTTCCAAATGGCTTTGGAGGATTCTTCGTTGAAGCGTTCTTTGAACTGTTTGAAATCGCATTATCTTACGTAACAAATACAATGAGTTTCTTACGTGTGGGTGGGTTTATTTTATCTCACGCCGGTATGATGCTTGTGGTCACGAGCTTAATGTCAATGGTCGGTGACGCTGGTTGGATCGTTATGATCTTTGGTAACTTATTTGTTATGGCACTTGAGGGCATGATTGTTGGTATTCAAGTGTTACGTTTACAGTTTTATGAAATGTTTTCACGTTACTATAAAGGTGACGGTATTGCGTTTAACGCATTAAATAATTAA
- a CDS encoding ATP synthase subunit C produces the protein MLNFMEWFLPLVLIVLISLPLIKVFRGRVSVVSAKRRLFGHVFGFFGVVAFIFGFQLLFQNQLMAAETETAVDLMTGTMAQGLGFLSAALATGMSALGAGIAVAAAAPAAIGAFSENEKNFGKSLIFVALGEGVAIYGLLISILIINKL, from the coding sequence ATGTTAAATTTTATGGAATGGTTTTTACCACTAGTTTTAATCGTATTAATCTCACTACCTTTAATCAAAGTATTTAGAGGTAGAGTTAGCGTTGTCTCAGCAAAAAGAAGATTATTTGGACACGTGTTTGGTTTCTTTGGCGTTGTTGCGTTTATTTTTGGATTTCAATTGTTATTCCAAAATCAATTAATGGCTGCTGAAACAGAAACAGCCGTTGACTTAATGACAGGGACAATGGCTCAAGGCCTTGGGTTCTTATCGGCTGCCTTAGCAACCGGGATGTCTGCACTAGGTGCGGGTATTGCCGTAGCAGCTGCAGCACCAGCAGCAATTGGTGCCTTCTCAGAAAATGAAAAGAACTTTGGTAAATCATTAATCTTCGTTGCACTTGGTGAAGGGGTAGCTATTTACGGATTACTTATATCAATTTTAATTATCAACAAACTATAA
- a CDS encoding V-type ATP synthase subunit F: MKFFLLSDNVDTEVGLRLVGIEGVVVHEKKEFLYALETALEDNTIGVILVTTKLVELAPDEISELKLTQSRKLIVEIPDRHGSENIGQAIDQYVSEAIGVKL; the protein is encoded by the coding sequence ATGAAATTTTTCTTATTAAGCGACAATGTAGACACAGAAGTAGGGCTTAGACTTGTAGGCATCGAAGGTGTTGTTGTTCACGAAAAAAAAGAGTTTTTATACGCACTAGAAACTGCACTAGAGGATAATACCATTGGTGTTATTTTAGTCACGACAAAACTGGTGGAACTCGCACCTGATGAAATATCAGAGTTAAAACTCACTCAAAGTCGTAAACTCATTGTCGAAATTCCGGATCGTCATGGATCGGAAAACATTGGTCAAGCAATCGACCAATACGTTTCTGAAGCCATCGGCGTTAAGTTGTGA
- a CDS encoding V-type ATP synthase subunit E: MGYFNEDQLQKYLEKSINQKADEKIAQLRKEIDQIYNKGMKKIKEDVQIKKQLEMSRALKDVQVEYQDKINSIGFRYDESLIVERKKMVDSIFEEATSKLLIFTKTKSYENLMLSKLQASTASYEELALIFHIKSSDKILEELITRRYKTNGKIVYSNEIKIGGYILTIADKKLEFDETIDQKLNDRMTWFFENSNLYIRK, encoded by the coding sequence TTGGGATATTTTAATGAAGATCAGTTACAAAAGTATTTAGAGAAATCAATTAACCAAAAGGCCGATGAAAAAATAGCTCAACTCAGAAAAGAGATTGATCAAATTTACAACAAAGGCATGAAAAAGATTAAAGAAGACGTGCAAATAAAAAAACAATTAGAAATGAGTCGAGCGCTAAAAGATGTGCAAGTCGAATACCAAGACAAAATCAATAGTATTGGTTTTCGATACGATGAAAGCTTAATTGTTGAGCGTAAAAAAATGGTGGATTCCATTTTTGAAGAAGCCACATCAAAACTACTTATTTTTACAAAAACGAAGAGTTATGAGAACTTAATGCTATCTAAACTTCAAGCAAGTACTGCTTCATATGAAGAACTAGCATTGATTTTTCATATTAAATCTTCAGACAAAATATTAGAAGAACTTATCACAAGACGTTACAAAACCAATGGGAAAATCGTTTACTCAAATGAAATCAAAATTGGTGGATACATCTTAACAATTGCAGATAAGAAGCTTGAATTTGACGAAACCATTGATCAAAAATTAAATGATCGTATGACTTGGTTCTTTGAGAATTCAAACTTATACATTAGAAAGTAG
- a CDS encoding V-type ATP synthase subunit A, whose amino-acid sequence MANVIYSINGPVVTVKNAVSFQMLEMVYVGKSKLLGEVISISKTTTTIQVYESTTGLCVGEPVYQTGEPISALLGPGLIKNIFDGIERPLKTIAATSGIYIPTGSDVEALDRNIEWEVKLTVKVGDEVSFGQIYGLVNETLSIEHRLMVPKDCSGTVIEVKQDGLYKIHDVVVKVKTNKDEIKELTLVQKWPIKTPRPVSKRLPISEPLISGQRVIDTLFPIAKGGAAAVPGGFGTGKTMMQHQFAKWCDADLIVYVGCGERGNEMTQVLEEFSELIDPRTNKPLLERTVLIANTSNMPVAAREASIYTGVVIAEYYRDMGYNVAVMADSTSRWAEALREISGRLEEMPAEEGFPAYLPSRISQFYERAGYVETLSNLKGSVSIIGAVSPQGADFSEPVTQNTKRFVRSFWALDKQLAYQRHYAAINWNTSYSDYISDLTKWYDQNVSPRFLENRQQIMHLLSEENKLLEIVKLIGSDVLPDDQKLIIEIGKVIRLGFLQQNAFHKEDTYVPLEKQLKMMDVILYLYKQSKKFIEDGKSLNMLTESGLYEQVIKMKYDVANNDLSKLDTYEDLIDQTIKQIH is encoded by the coding sequence ATGGCTAATGTCATTTATTCAATTAACGGGCCTGTGGTTACCGTTAAAAACGCCGTTAGTTTTCAAATGCTTGAAATGGTTTATGTGGGAAAAAGCAAACTTTTAGGTGAGGTTATTTCCATTAGTAAAACAACGACGACAATTCAAGTTTACGAATCAACCACCGGGTTGTGTGTGGGAGAACCTGTGTATCAAACAGGCGAACCTATTTCCGCACTTTTAGGACCAGGGTTGATTAAAAATATTTTTGATGGTATCGAAAGACCATTAAAAACAATCGCAGCAACCTCAGGTATTTACATACCTACGGGCAGTGATGTCGAAGCCTTAGACAGAAACATTGAGTGGGAAGTTAAGTTGACTGTTAAAGTTGGCGATGAGGTATCATTTGGCCAAATCTACGGACTTGTTAATGAAACTTTATCAATCGAGCACCGCTTGATGGTGCCAAAAGATTGTTCAGGTACGGTCATCGAAGTTAAACAAGACGGTTTATACAAAATCCATGACGTGGTTGTTAAAGTTAAGACCAATAAAGATGAAATCAAAGAGTTAACGTTGGTCCAAAAATGGCCAATTAAAACACCAAGACCTGTCTCGAAACGTCTACCAATTTCAGAACCGCTCATCAGTGGGCAACGCGTGATTGACACGCTGTTTCCGATTGCAAAAGGTGGAGCTGCCGCTGTACCAGGTGGGTTTGGAACAGGAAAAACAATGATGCAACACCAATTTGCAAAATGGTGTGATGCGGATTTAATTGTCTACGTTGGTTGTGGGGAACGCGGTAATGAGATGACTCAAGTATTAGAAGAATTCTCAGAACTGATTGACCCAAGAACCAACAAACCATTATTAGAACGTACCGTGTTGATTGCGAATACATCAAACATGCCTGTGGCTGCTCGTGAGGCCAGCATTTATACGGGTGTGGTAATTGCAGAATATTATCGTGATATGGGCTACAACGTCGCTGTCATGGCCGATTCAACCTCAAGATGGGCTGAGGCATTAAGAGAAATCTCAGGTCGTTTAGAAGAAATGCCAGCAGAAGAAGGGTTTCCGGCGTACTTACCTAGCCGTATCTCACAATTCTATGAACGCGCAGGCTACGTTGAAACCTTATCAAATTTAAAAGGCTCTGTTTCGATTATTGGCGCGGTATCACCACAAGGTGCGGATTTTTCTGAACCGGTGACACAAAACACGAAACGCTTTGTTCGTAGTTTTTGGGCACTTGATAAACAATTGGCTTATCAAAGACACTACGCAGCCATCAACTGGAACACAAGTTATTCGGATTACATCAGTGACTTGACTAAGTGGTATGACCAAAACGTCAGCCCACGTTTCTTAGAAAACAGACAACAAATCATGCATTTGCTTTCTGAGGAAAACAAATTATTAGAAATTGTGAAATTAATCGGTAGTGACGTATTACCGGATGATCAAAAATTGATTATCGAAATTGGAAAAGTCATCCGTTTAGGTTTCTTACAGCAAAACGCATTTCATAAAGAAGATACGTATGTCCCTCTTGAAAAACAATTAAAAATGATGGACGTCATTCTCTATTTATATAAACAGTCTAAAAAATTCATCGAAGACGGCAAATCGTTAAACATGTTAACTGAGTCTGGTTTATATGAACAAGTGATTAAAATGAAATACGATGTGGCAAACAACGACTTAAGTAAACTTGATACTTACGAAGATTTGATCGATCAAACAATCAAGCAAATACATTAA